The stretch of DNA GCAAAGTCGGCTTTATCTTTCGGTAAGGAATCAATGAAGGTAAAAAATTGCTCAGTGCTGTTCTTTAGGGCGTCCTTAACATCCTGTTCTTCAACTAAACTTATATAATGTTCAAAATAAGTTGCGTAAGTTCCTTCGGTTGGTCTCATATCAGTACAATTGTTTTGTTCAAATATATAATTTAGTAGACAGTAAAAAATACCTTAGAAGAGAGTTTTCGAAATAGTTGCATTAGTTTTGTTGCAGTAACTAGTTCTTCTGGATTGTATAATTTGATTGATTAAATGTTGTAGCACATGATAATAGTTCTTACGGCAGTAACAGTATTCTTGGTTATCCGGTTTTGTGTTACTTTATTCAACTTTATTTCTAAACCCAAGCTAACAAAAACATTTAGAAGGTATAACGAGCTTGTATCTATTCTTATTCCTGCCCGTAACGAAGGCGATAATATTCTTCCGCTTCTTGAATCGATAAAAGAGCAGGATTATGATAACTATGAAGTGATAATTTTAGACGACGGATCATCTGACAATACATTTGCTTTAGCAAGTGCTTTCGCCAAGGATGATAAACGTTTCAGGGTTATTGCCGGGGAACCTCTTCCTAAAGATTGGCTTGGGAAAAATTTTGCTTGCCATCAGTTAAGTGAACAGGCTAGTGGTGAATTCTTATTGTTTGTTGATGCGGATCAAAAATTGAAAAAAGGGTTGATTAACAGCTCCATTTACCGGATGAAAGTTTTCAGGCTTGCAGTTCTTTCTCTTTTTGCAGATCAACGTATGCATACACTCGGTGAGCGACTGGTTGTTCCTCTGTTAAACTATATCTTACTTACTCTTTTACCTTTACGTTTGGTTTCTATGACTAAATGGCCTGCATTTTCGGCCGCGAGCGGACAGTTTATGATGTTTGATGCAACTATTTATCGTCGCAATCAGTGGCATGAGGAAGTGAAAAAAGACATTAATGAGGACGTCGAAATAATGAAACTGCTAAAAAGCAAGGGGTACAAAGGTGATGTGCTTTTGGCGAATGGTTTTTTGGAATGCCGGATGTATACTTCCTATTTTGACGGATTACAAGGTTTGAGTAAGAACTTATTGGTTGAGTTTGGTTACAGCGTTATTGGTTTGTTAGTCTATCTTATCCTTATCTTCTTTGGTTATAGTATTCTGTTTATGCTTCCAAGCTATGAGTTGTTAGGAGTTGTAGTGTTTTTGGTAGTCGGAATGCGATTCATGGTTTCTTCCATGAGCAATCAAAATATTTTACTCAATTTTTTGCTACATCCGCTACAGATGATCACCATTGTATTGGTAAGCATATTATCCATTCATAAATACATGACGAAGTCAATTCAATGGAAAGGACGGAAAATTTTACAGTAGTAACGGATAAACTATGTCATCTTTCCGTTGTTTTAACATCAAACCTATCGGGAAGTGCTAATAGTTTATAACTTTGTCTTCTGTTAGTTCCGCTCTTTGGTTGGCTAATTTTAAAATCCATCATTTATATAAAAATGCTCAATTTAAAGGTAGATATTGATAAAGAATCTGGTTTTTGCTTTGGTGTGGTATATGCCATTGACATGGCGGAAGAGATCTTAGAAGAGCAGGGTTATTTATATTGCCTGGGCGATATTGTACATAATGATGAAGAAGTTGCACGGTTGAAAGCTAAGGGATTGAGAATCATTGATCATGAAGCATTAAAGAATCTTCGCGATGAAAAGGTGCTGATTCGGGCCCATGGCGAAGCTCCTGAAACTTATCGTCTGGCTGTTGAAAATAATATTCAATTAATTGATGCTTCTTGTCCGGTAGTGTTAAAACTTCAAAACCGGATTAAAAATACACATGACGCTGATGAACCGATCTTGATCTATGGCAAACATGGGCATGCTGAAGTAATTGGTTTACAAGGACAAACAAGTGGCTCCGCATTGGTTTTCCAGGATATTTCGGAGTTAGACGGAGTTGAACTTCCTAAGAAATTCTCACTTTATAGTCAAACGACCAAAAGCACTGCTAATTTCTATAAAATAAAAGATGAGCTTTTAGCGCGTGGATATGATGTTAAAGCGAATGATACTATTTGTCGTCAAGTATCTAATCGTGATAAAGATCTACCTGAGTTTGCGTCAAAATTTAACAAGATTGTTTTTGTATCAGGAAAGAAATCATCAAATGGGAAAGTGCTGTTTGAGGTTTGCCGAAAAACAAATCCAAATACATTTTTCATTTCTTCGGTAGATGAAATTGATTCTTCTTTATTTTTTCCTGGAGAATCAGTAGGTATTGCTGGGGCTACATCAACCCCAATGTGGTTGATGGAAGACGTTAAACATGCATTGGAAGCATTATAAACAGGAATTCATAAATAGAAAGGAATTTCCCATTCAGGGATAATGATGAAAGGTAAAAAAGGAATACTTTTAATTAATCTGGGTACGCCGAATAGTCCCTCAACTGCTGATGTTCGTACTTACTTAGATGAGTTTTTGTCTGATCCAAGAGTTATCGACCTTAATCCAATCGGTCGATTTTTTTTGGTTAAAGGCCTCATTCTTCCATTACGTTCTCCTAAATCGGCTGCCACTTATCAAAAGATATGGACGGAAAATGGTTCTCCATTGTTATATTATACCATTCGCCAGAAAGAATTACTTGAGCAACGCTTAGGAAATGAATACATGGTTGAATATGCAATGCGTTATCAAAATCCAAGCATTGAATCAGTCCTTGAAAAATTCAGAAAAGCAAAGGTTTTTGATATTAAGATCATCCCTTTGTTCCCTCAGTATGCTTCTGCAACTACAGGTTCTGTGCACGATATGGTGATGGCAGTAGTGAAAAACTGGCAAATAGTTCCTAATATTGAGTTTGTAAACAGTTTTCCTGATCATCCAATAATGATCGATGCATTTGCAGAGATAGGTAGTAAATACGATCATGCAGCTTACGACCATGTATTGTTTAGCTTTCATGGACTACCTAAGCGCCAATTAATAAAAGCTGATCCAAGTGGTTGTCATTGTCAGCAGGTAGAAAATTGTTGTGATAAGATCAATGTTAATAATCAATATTGTTATAGTGCCCAATCACATTTAACAGCACGATCAATCGCTGAAAGACTAAATATTCCGAAAGAAAAATACAGTATTTGCTTTCAGTCGCGTTTAGGCCGTGATCCATGGGTGGAGCCTTATACCAGCGAAGTAATTACTAAGCTTGCAAAAGAAGGCAAAAAGAAATTATTGGTATTCTGTCCTGCTTTTGTGGCAGATTGCCTGGAAACAATTTTTGAGATAGGCATTGAATACGATGAGGAATTTAAGCATATGGGAGGAGAAAAAGTGCAGTTGGTACATGGTTTAAATGAGCATCCAAGATGGATTGATGCATTGGAAAATATTGCAAGAAATTAATTTTTGCCCTAAAAAC from Solitalea canadensis DSM 3403 encodes:
- a CDS encoding glycosyltransferase, which gives rise to MIIVLTAVTVFLVIRFCVTLFNFISKPKLTKTFRRYNELVSILIPARNEGDNILPLLESIKEQDYDNYEVIILDDGSSDNTFALASAFAKDDKRFRVIAGEPLPKDWLGKNFACHQLSEQASGEFLLFVDADQKLKKGLINSSIYRMKVFRLAVLSLFADQRMHTLGERLVVPLLNYILLTLLPLRLVSMTKWPAFSAASGQFMMFDATIYRRNQWHEEVKKDINEDVEIMKLLKSKGYKGDVLLANGFLECRMYTSYFDGLQGLSKNLLVEFGYSVIGLLVYLILIFFGYSILFMLPSYELLGVVVFLVVGMRFMVSSMSNQNILLNFLLHPLQMITIVLVSILSIHKYMTKSIQWKGRKILQ
- the hemH gene encoding ferrochelatase → MMKGKKGILLINLGTPNSPSTADVRTYLDEFLSDPRVIDLNPIGRFFLVKGLILPLRSPKSAATYQKIWTENGSPLLYYTIRQKELLEQRLGNEYMVEYAMRYQNPSIESVLEKFRKAKVFDIKIIPLFPQYASATTGSVHDMVMAVVKNWQIVPNIEFVNSFPDHPIMIDAFAEIGSKYDHAAYDHVLFSFHGLPKRQLIKADPSGCHCQQVENCCDKINVNNQYCYSAQSHLTARSIAERLNIPKEKYSICFQSRLGRDPWVEPYTSEVITKLAKEGKKKLLVFCPAFVADCLETIFEIGIEYDEEFKHMGGEKVQLVHGLNEHPRWIDALENIARN
- a CDS encoding 4-hydroxy-3-methylbut-2-enyl diphosphate reductase — its product is MLNLKVDIDKESGFCFGVVYAIDMAEEILEEQGYLYCLGDIVHNDEEVARLKAKGLRIIDHEALKNLRDEKVLIRAHGEAPETYRLAVENNIQLIDASCPVVLKLQNRIKNTHDADEPILIYGKHGHAEVIGLQGQTSGSALVFQDISELDGVELPKKFSLYSQTTKSTANFYKIKDELLARGYDVKANDTICRQVSNRDKDLPEFASKFNKIVFVSGKKSSNGKVLFEVCRKTNPNTFFISSVDEIDSSLFFPGESVGIAGATSTPMWLMEDVKHALEAL